In Streptomyces liangshanensis, the DNA window CTCCGGCCGCCCGCGCTCGGCGAGCTGGACCGCCAGCTCGCTCTTCAGCGCGATCACCGCGAGGTTGCGGCCCATCACGTCGTGCAGGTCGCGGCCGAAGCGCAACCGCTCCTCCGCGACCGCGAGGCGCGCCTGGAGCTCGCGGGCCGCGTCGAGCTCCCGGACGGTGCTGAGCAGCCAAGCAGAGAGCACGTACGTGAAGACGATGCCCGCGCTCGCGCACGCGACGGCCAGGACCATGCCGAAGGCCTGGGGCCCGGGCAGGCGCATCGCCACCGTGAGAACCCCGGTGGTCGCGGTCGTGCCCAGCACCGCGTACGCCATGTGCCGGGTCGTGCGCAGCACCAGCGACATCGCGCCGAGGCCGTAGCTGGCGAACGCGACCAGCACCACGGCGGCCGAATCGTCGTTGCTGAGGACACCGCTGCTAGCCAGCGCGATCACCACGGCCGCGCACATCGCCGTCAGCGCGGCCGTCGCCAGACCCAGCCTTACGGGCCGCTCGCGCCGGCCCAGCCGCCAGTCCAGCGCCCTGGCCTGGAGGAGGGTGCTCATGCCGGCGTGCAGGCAGGCCAGCAGGAGCAGCCAGCCCCCGAGCGGATCCATGATCCAGACCAGGCTGACCTCGATCAGCGCGAAGCTGTGGAAGGTCCACCGGGTGTAGCTCTCGACCTTGCCCGGCTTGCTCTTCCGGTGCCATCGGTCCGTCAGTCCGGACATCGCATCCTTTCCGTCCCGCCCTCGGTTGGTCCCGCGCCCGCTCGATCCCGAGCCCGCCCAGTCCCGCCCCCGTGCCCGCCCATCCTCGTGCGCACGCCTCACCCCCGTGCCCGCCCACCCTCGTGCGCCCGCCCCACCCCCACACCTACCTCGGCGCCGGGCCTCCCACCCCTACCTCGGCGCCGCGGGCCGGCCGGGCCCCACCTCAGCGCCGCGGCTCCCACCGGAACCACTTCCGCACGGCGTACAGCGCCAGCACCGTCCAGGCCACCGCGCCGATCCCCGCCCCGAGCAGCCCCGCCCCGTCGACCCCGCCGATCAGGCCCGCGCGTACCAGCGTCATCACCCCGGTCATCGGCAGCAGCTCGCACACGGACGCCACCCGGTCGGGCAGGGAGTCCAGCGGGACGAACAGGCCGGAGCCGACCAGCGAGACCAGGAACAGCGGCATCGTCGTGATCTGCGCGCTCTCCACGGTACGGGTGATGACGGAGGTCGTCGCCGCCAGCGCCGTGAGCAGCACGATCGCCACCAGCAGGCCCGCGACGAGCAGGTCGGGCCGGTGGATCCCGCCCACGTCGAGGAACACGCCGGCCGCCGCCACCAGGACCACGGACTGCGCCAGCGCCAGCGCGGCGGCGGGCAGCGCGGTCCCGGCGAGGATCTCGTGGTCGGCGGTCTCGCCCGTGCGGAGCCGCTTGAGCACCAGCTCCTCGCGCCGGGAGGTGTACGCGGCGACGAGGTTCGAGTAGACGACCATCAGCAGGACCGTGCCGACGCCACCGGCGAGGGCCGCCTCCGCGGCGGTCACCCCGGCGTCGCCCAGGTCGGCCCCATCGAGCGTGATCTTGATCGAGCCCATCATCGCGAGGGGCACGAACAGCGCGGTGAACAGCGCCGTCCTGTTCCGTGCGAGCAGCGTCAGCTCGGCCCGCCCGAGAGCGCCCAGCCGCCCGGCGGCCGTGGTCAGCGCACCCGTACCGTCGCCGTCACCCCGCACGGCACCCACCCCACCCCTCGTGTCCGTGTCCGCGTTCGCGTTCGCCTTCGTGTTCATGCCCTTGCTCGTGTTCGTGTTCGTGTTCATCGTGTGTCCGCCGTTTCCGCGCCGCGCGCCGCGATGTCGAGGAAAGCGTCTTCGAGCGAGGCGGACCGGGCGTCCAGCTCCGCCAGCTGTACGTCCGACTCCCGCGCCCACCGCAGGAGTTCGTGCAGGTCCTCCTGGAGCCGCCGGGTCCGGATCTCGACCCGCCGCCCCTCCGCGCCGGCCCGCAGCGACAGCGGCAGCCGTTCGGGCAGCACCCCGTGGGGCAGGACGAACCGGATCGTGGCCGGCCGGGCCTCGGTCACCTCGGCCGGTGTGCCCGAGGTCACGATGCGCCCCTGGTGCATGATCGCCAGCCGGTCGGCCAGCGCCTCGGCCTCCTCCAGGTAGTGCGTGGTCAGCAGTACGGAGGTGCCCTCGTCCCGCAGGGCCCGTACCAACTCCCACGTGTCGCGCCGCCCTTCGGCGTCCAGACCGGTGGTCGGCTCGTCGAGGAAGAGCACCTCGGGCCGGCCCAGCAGCGCCAGCGCCAGGTCCAGGCGCCGCCGCTCGCCGCCCGAGAGCTGCTTGACCCGGACCCGCGCCCGCCCGGTGAGCCCGACCAGGCCCAGCGCCTCGTCCGTCGGCCGCGCGCCGCTCGTGCAGCCGGCGCACATCCGTACCGTCTCCGCGACGGTCAGGTCGGAGGGGAAGCCGCCCTCCTGGAGCATCACCCCGATCCGGGGGCGGACGGCGGCGCGCTCGGTGTACGGGTTGTGGCCGAGGACCCGTACGCCTCCGCCGTCCGGGCGGGCGAGGCCCTCCAGCACCTCCACGGTGGAGGTCTTGCCGGCGCCGTTCGTGCCGAGCAGGGCGAACAGCTCGCCCCGTCCGACGGAGAAGGAGACGCCGTCCACGGCGGTGAAGCCGCCGCTGTAGGTGCGGCGCAGCTCGTCGGTCTCGATGACGGGGTCGTCGGGATGCGAAGTCGGTGTCATGTCTTCCAGGCTTCCGCCGGACCGGACGACCCGGCAGTGCGCCCTGTCACCGCCGCCGATGACATTTGTCATCGGGCGCACACGCTCACACGCTCATGCGCTCACCCGCATACGAAGAAACCCCCGGTCGGATGACCGGGGGTTTCCCCTTCTTGAGCGGACGACCAGGTTCGAACTGGCGACCTCAACCTTGGCAAGGTTGCGCTCTACCAACTGAGCTACGTCCGCATCGCATCGAGATCGAGCAATCGATGCCTGCCTCGCATCACTCTACCTGATCCACCGGAGTGGACCGAAGATCGAGCGATGCAGAGCGGGTGACAGGAATTGCACACTGCGCCTCCCCCTTGGAAAGGGGGCGTTCTACTACTGAACTACACCCGCACGCTGCTTGGGGTTCGGCCCTTCGGCCTTGCCCTTCGGCGTGCTCCAGACTCTAGCCGATCAGCGAGGGTGGTTCCAACTCGGTTCGCCGCCGCGCCTCTCGGCCGTCTCCCGGCCGCCGCCCGGCCGTCTCCGGCCCGCCGCCCGGTCGTTGTGCGGGCGGCGGGCCGGCCGCCGTCCGGCGCCGCCCGCCGGTGCCGGCGACCGTCCCCGGCGCGGCACCCGGGCGGCGCCCCGGGCTCAACTCGCTTCCCTGAAAGCCTCGTAGACGCGCTTCGGGATCCGGCCCCGCGCCGGCACGTCCATCTTGTGGGAGAGCGCCCACGCCCGGACGGCCGCCGGATCGGGGGCCAGGGCGGTGTGCCGGTAGGTGGTGCGGTTCTTGCCGTTCCTCGCGGCGTTCGTCTGCCTGCGGCCCGCGGCCAGGTAGGGGGCCAGGGCCTTGCGCAGTTTCTTCGCGTTGGCGGGATTGAGGTCGATCACGTACGACTTCCCGTCCAGACCGAACGCGATCGTTTCCGCCGCTTCTCCACCGTCGAGATCGTCGGAGAGTGTGACCACTACGCGCTGCGCCACGGATATCGGTCCTTTCTTGCGGTACCGCCTTGCCCCACGCCGTGCGGAAACACGGCTGACGTGCGGCGATACCGGCCTTCCGGCTGTTAAGGGACAATGCGGCTTTCCGTTGTATTCCTTTGTACAGCGGTCGGCCCGGCATTGTGAAGCCCAGCCAATTGCATCCGCGTGTCTCACGGCAATGGGCGAGCCGACTTTTTCCCGGGATTTTTCCCTGGCGGCCCCCCGGCGGAAATCATGGTGTGATCCGCGGCGTGATCTGCCGCGGGGCTTCTGGGGCAGCGTATCCCTGTTCATATCTACTCGCGTAGATTTTCCGGCCGGGTACGCTGAGGGGACCTCGGGGGGTCGAGGGGGATTCCCCTGGAGAACACAGCCGCACCACACCACCGGGAGTGCCAGTGGCACGCGTCGTAGTCGACGTCATGCTCAAGCCGGAGATCCTCGACCCGCAGGGCCAGGCGGTGCAGCGCGCGCTGCCCCGGCTGGGCTTCGAGGGGATCGCCGACGTCCGCCAGGGAAAGCGTTTCGAGTTGGAGGTGGACGGGCCGGTCGACGAGGCCGCTCTCGCCCGTATCCACGAGATCGCCGAGACCTTCCTCGCGAACACCGTCATCGAGGACTTCGTCGTGAAGGTCGAGGAGCCGAAGTGACCGCTCGTATCGGAGTCGTCACCTTCCCCGGCACGCTCGACGACCGCGACAGCCTGCGGGCCGTCCGGATCGCCGGCGCGGAGCCCGTCTCCCTGTGGCACCGCGACAAGGACCTCCACCAGGTCGACGCGGTCGTCCTGGCCGGCGGTTTCAGTTACGGGGACTATCTGCGGGCCGGGGCCATCTCCCGGTTCTCGCCCGTCATGGCCACGGTGATCGAGCAGGCGAAGGCCGGTATGCCGGTCCTCGGAATCTGCAACGGCTTCCAGATCCTCACCGAGTCGCATCTGCTGCCGGGCGCCATGCTGCGCAACAACCACCTGCACTTCATCTGCCGCGATCAGAAACTGCGGGTGGAGAGCGCGGACACCGCCTGGACCTCCGACTATTCCGCGGGCCAGGAAATCTCCGTCCCCCTCAAGAACATCGACGGCCGGTACGTCGCCGACGAGCGCACGCTCGACGAGCTGGAGGCCGAGGGCCGGGTCGCGTTCCGCTACCTGGACGGCAACCCGAACGGTTCGCTGCGCGACATCGCCGGCATCTCGAACGCGGCGGGCAACGTCGTCGGCCTGATGCCGCACCCCGAGCACGCCGTGGAGCCGCTGATCGGTACGGGCCGTACCGACGGCCTGGGATTCTTCACCTCGATCCTGAAGAAGCTGGTAAGCGCCTGATGACCCTGGACACCGTCAAGCACGCGAGCGCGACGCCCGACGTCGAACTGCCCTGGAAGGAGCTCGGCCTCAAGGAGGACGAGTACGCCAAGGTCCGCGAGATCCTCGGCCGCCGGCCGACCGGCGCCGAGCTGGCCATGTACTCCGTCATGTGGTCGGAGCACTGCTCGTACAAGAGCAGCAAGGTCCACCTCAAGCAGTTCGGCGACAAGGTCCCCGCCAACGACGCCATGCTCGTCGGCATCGGCGAGAACGCGGGCGTCGTGGACGTCGGCCAGGGGTACGCGGTCACCTTCAAGGTCGAGTCCCACAACCACCCGTCGTACGTCGAGCCCTACCAGGGCGCGGCCACCGGCGTCGGCGGCATCGTGCGCGACATCATCGCGATGGGCGCCCGCCCGGTCGCGGTCGTGGACCCGCTGCGGATGGGCGCGGCCGACCACCCCGACACCCGGCGGGTCCTGCCCGGCGTGGTGGCGGGCATCGGCGGGTACGGCAACTCGCTCGGCCTGCCGAACATCGGCGGCGAGCTCGTCTTCGACGCCTGCTACCAGGGCAACCCGCTGGTCAACGCCGGCGCCATCGGCGTCATGCGGCACGAGGACATCCACCTCGCCAAGGCCTCGGGCCCCGGCAACAAGGTGATCCTGTACGGCGCCCGCACCGGCGGCGACGGCATCGGCGGCGCCTCGATCCTGGCCTCCGAGACGTTCGACGACACCAAGCCGTCGAAGCGTCCCGCCGTCCAGGTCGGCGACCCGTTCCAGGAGAAGCTCCTCATCGAGTGCACGCTGGAGGCCTTCGCCGAGAAGCTCGTCGTCGGCATCCAGGACCTCGGCGCGGCCGGCCTGTCCTGCGCGACGAGCGAGCTGGCGTCGAACGGCTCCGGCGGCATGCGCGTCGAGCTGGACGACGTACCGCTGCGCGACTCCACGCTCTCGCCCGAGGAGATCCTCATGAGCGAGTCGCAGGAACGCATGTGCGCGGTCGTCGAGCCCGACAAGGTCGAGCGGTTCCTCGCGATCTGCGAGAAGTGGGACGTCATCGCCACCGTCGTCGGCGAGGTCACCGACGGCGACCGGCTGGAGATCTTCTGGCACGGCGAGAAGATCGTGGACGTCGACCCGCGCACGGTCGCGCACGACGGCCCCGTCTACAACCGCCCGTTCGCCCGCCCGTCCTGGCAGGACGCCCTCCAGGCCGACGACGCGAACAAGCTGCCGCGGCCCACCACCCCGGAGCAGCTGCGCGAACAGGTCCTGGCGCTGCTGTCGTCGCCGAACCAGGCGTCCAAGGCGTGGGTCACCGACCAGTACGACCGCTTCGTGCAGGGCAACACCGTGCTCGCGCAGCCCGAGGACGCGGGCATGATCCGCGTCAACGAGGAGACCGGCCTCGGCGTCGCCATCGCCACGGACGGCAACGGCCGCTTCACCAAGCTCGACCCGTACACCGGCGCGCAGCTCGCGCTGGCGGAGTCGTACCGCAATGTCGCCGCCTCCGGCGCGAAGCCCCTCGCGATCTCGGACTGCCTGAACTTCGGCTCCCCCGAGGACCCGGACGTCATGTGGCAGTTCGCCGAGGCGATCCGCGGGCTCGCGGACGGCTGCCTCCAGCTCGGTACGCCGGTCACCGGCGGCAACGTCTCGCTCTACAACCAGACGGGCGACGCGGCGATCCACCCGACGCCGGTCGTCGCCGTCCTCGGCGTGATCGACGACGTGGCCCGCCGTACGCCGATCGCCTTCAAGGAAGAGGGCCAGCTCCTCTACCTGCTGGGCGACACCCACGAGGAGTTCGGCGGGTCGGCCTGGTCGCAGGTCGTCCACGACCACCTCGGCGGGCTGCCGCCGAAGGTCGACCTGGAGCGCGAGCGGCTCCTCGGCGAGATCCTGATCTCGGCGTCCCGCGACGGCATGATCGACGCGGCGCACGACCTGAGCGACGGCGGTCTGGTCCAGGCGGTCACCGAGTCCTGCCTGCGCGGCGGGAACGGCGCCCGGCTGGTCGTGCCCGACGGCCTCGACGCCTTCACCTTCCTGTTCAGCGAGTCGGCCGGCCGCGCGGTCGTGTCCGTCCCGCGCAGCGAGGAACTCCGCTTCACCGACATGTGCGGGGCGCGCGGCCTGCCCGCGACCCGCGTCGGTGTGGTGGACGGCGAGGAGATCGAGGTCCAGGGCGAGTTCGGCATCCCGCTGAGCGAGGTCGCGGAGGCCCACCGGGGCACCATCCCCGCGCTCTTCGGCTGATTCGAGCCATGGTTGGCTGGACGCGCACGTGTCCGGACGTGCGTACGCGTCCCGCTGTGCGCACAGGACACGCATGACCGAGGGATGGACCGCATGGCGTTCGAGTACAAGGTCGTGACGTTCCGGGAATCGCTCATCGGCGACGCCCTGGACAGCGACAAGCTGGAGAAGACGCTCAACAAGCACGCCGAGGACGGGTGGGCCCTCAAGGCCATCACCGCGGCGGACGTCAAGGGCCGCATCGGCCCCGGCGCCGTCGAGGGCCTGCTGCTCACCCTGGAGCGTCCGCGCCAGGCGTGAGGTCCGACGGTGTACGGCCCCGAGCCCCCGACCGGTTCTCCGGTCGGGGGCTCGGGGCGTTCCGGCACTCCGTTAGCCTCGCGGTCATGCCCCCGGCCAAGAAGCGATCGCGCAAGTACGACCCCGACAAGACCCGAGCCGCCGTGTCGGCGCAGTTCGCGGCGGTACGGGAAGCCGTCGCCGGCCTCACCGACACCCAACTCGCCGGGCCCGCCACCGGACTCGACGGCTGGACGGTACGGGACCTGGCCGCGCACCTGGCGATGGTCGTCGAGTCGGTCGCCGTCGCCGCCGAGGGACCCGAGGTCGCGCCGGGCGGCCCGGTGGTGGGGCTGGGCGAGTGGCCGTTCGCGACGGCCGCGTACGCGGACGACATCAGCGAGGACGTCCGGACCCTCGCCGCGTCCGCGCCGGTCGCCGAGACGCTCGCGCGGGCCGCGGACCGTTTCGGGGCGGCGCTCCCCGGCGTCCCGGACGACAAGCTGGTGCCGGTACGGGTCGGGACGATGCGGCTGGCGGACTTCCTGGTCACGCGGACGGTCGAGCTGGTCGTCCACACCGACGACCTGAACCGCGCGACCGGCCTGGCCGTCCCGTACGACCGTCAGGCCCTCGCCGCCTGCACGCGGCTGCTCGCGGACGGCCTCGCGGCGAAGGCGCCCGGCGCGTCGACCGAGGTACGGATCCCCCCGTACGCGGTCGTCCAGTGCGTGGAAGGCCCCCGCCACACGCGCGGCACCCCACCCAACGTGGTGGAGACGGACCCCCTCACCTGGATCCGCCTGGCCACGGGCCGCACGACGTGGGCGTCAGCCCTGGACTCGGCGACCGTGACCGCAAGCGGCGAACGCGCGGACCTGTCCGGTCTGCTTCCGTTGATGAGCTGACCGGCTGATCCGGCAGGGCTTTAGAGCAGTTCCGTCTCGGCCGCGAGGGCGACCAGGGCGGTCCACGCGCCGGGGGTCAGCATGAGAACCGGGCCCGTCGGCATCTTGCTGTCCCGTACGGGGACCAGTCCGGTCGCAGTGAGGGCGGCGGGGGCGAACTCGACGCAGTTGCCGCCGTCGGTGTTGCTGTAGCTCGACTTGATCCACTCCACGCGGGACGTTTCCTGCGAAATGCTCATGTGGGAAGTGCCTCCATGGCGGATGCGATGAGGGCGCCGGTCTCACGGGGAGACAGCGCGTTGGCCCTCATCACATCGTAGGCCCGGCGGTGTCGGGCCACATTGGCCGCGTCTTCCAGCAACTGGCCCGTGGTGATGCTCTCTTCGTAAGCGACGCTTGTTCCGTTGTCCAGCGTCAGAAGCGTCAGCGAGCCGCCCAGCAGCGCATGAGCCCCATGCTTGAACGGCAGAACCTGGATGATTCCGACCGGACTGTCCACGAGGGGCAACAGCGCTTCCAACTGGGCCCGCATCACCTCCGGCGCACCGATGGTCCGCCGCAGGACTCCCTCGTCCAGGATCACCGAGAGGTAGGGCCGGGCGGGCCCTTGCAGCAGGCTTCGCCGACCCATGCGCGCCGCGACCTTCTCGTCGATCTCGGCGGCGGTGGATTCGGGGTTGCCCTGCCTGAGGAGTTCGCGCGCGTACGCCTCGGTCTGGGCGAGGCCCGGGACGGTGTGCCCGGAGTACTCCTCGATCGTCACGGCCCGCGCCTCCAGCTCCATGCGCCGCCGGTACTTGTCGGGATGGACCTCGTTGCGAGCCAGCGCGTACAGCTTCGCGAACAGCCCGTCCGTCCCGAACGCCGCGTCCAGCTTGTCCGCCAGGTCCGGCGCGATCATCGCTTGCGCCGTCTCGTACCGGTGCAGCGCACTCCGCGAGTACCGGATGACGGCGGCCAGGTCCTCCAGAGACATCCCAGCCTGTTCCCGCAACCTGCGCATCTCCGCTCCGAACAGGTGCCGGACCGACCGGTCGGGGGTCAGTTCGCGAGGGCGTGGGGTCATGGGGGCGACCTCGATTCTCTGTGGGGGCCCTTCCAGACGTCCGAGACGTCGGCCACTCGGGATCGTATGCAGGAGCGCCGCCCCCTTTCATACGGATGGTGATTCTCCGGTCACGGAGAGGATTCCCGCCCGCCGGGCTCCCGCACGCCTGGGCGCCCGCCCGCATGGAACCGTCCGCCCGTGTGATCCGTCCCACCCGCATGCAGAAGCAGCAGAGCATCACGGTTACCGCGGTCACCGCACTCGCGCTGTTCGGCCTTGCGGCGTGCGGTAGCGAGACCACCTCGACGACGGGGGCGGGGGGTGATGACGCGTCCGTGCGGGAGTCGGCGCTCGCCGGTGTCCGGTGGCACCTGGAGAGCGTGACGGTCGACGGGAGAAGGACCGCCGGGGTGGCGGGGACCTCGCTGGAGTTCGGCGACTCGACGCGGGCGACGCTGGCCACCGGGTGTGACGAGTACGCGGTGGACGTGTCCGTCGCCGGTGACACCGTGACCGTCGGTGGGAAGCGGGCGACGGCGACCGCCTCGTGCACGATGAACCTCGACGCCCTGGACAAGGCGCTGGACGAGGCCTTCACCGGGAAGCTGACAGCGAAGGTGGCCGGCGACCGCCTCACCCTGACCTCCTCCGACGGCGACGTCCTGGCCCTGACCAGCGGATCTCCCGCGCCCCTCACCGGTACGAAGTGGACCGTGAACGCGCTGGCCTCCGACGGGAGCGCGGCGCGGCTGCCCGCCGGGACGGACGGCTCGGCGACCTTCACGCTGGGCGCGGACGGTTCCGTACGGGGCAATCTGGGCTGCAACGGGTTCAGCGCCCGGGCGAAGGTCGCCGGGGACACGATCACGTTCAGCAGGGTGATCTCGACGAAGATGGCTTGTTCCGGCCCCCGGTCGGCGGTCGAGAGGCACCTGGCCAAGGTCCTGCGCGGCACGGTCACGTATGACCTCAACCACGGTGGCCTGTGGCTCACGGGGGAGGACGGCGGACTCGCCGCGCTGCCCGCCCCGAAGGGGTGACGACCGGGTCCCACAGCCTCCGCACCGGCCCGGCACAGGCCCCGCACCGGCCAGGACCGGCCCGTACCCCCGATCCGCGCGCTCCCGGCGAGCCCAGATTCCGCGTACAGGACGAAGCGGCGCGGTTACGGAACGTACGGGCCGGGAGGTCGGAATCCGGCCAGGTCCGATCCCCAATTCGGACCAGTGGTCGATCTCGCCTACACTCGGTGGCGTGCCTCGTGGTGATGGACGACTCAACCACGACCTGCTCCCCGGTGAGAAAGGCCCCCAGGACGCGTGTGGCGTCTTCGGAGTCTGGGCCCCGGGCGAAGAGGTCGCCAAGCTCACCTATTTCGGACTGTATGCCCTGCAGCACCGTGGACAGGAGTCCGCGGGCATCGCAGTGAGCAACGGGTCCCAGATCCTGGTCTTCAAGGACATGGGCCTGGTCTCACAGGTCTTCGACGAAACGTCCCTCGGCTCCCTCCTGGGCCATATCGCGGTGGGCCATGCCCGCTACTCCACCACCGGAGCCTCGGTGTGGGAGAACGCGCAGCCGACCTTCCGGGCCACGGCCCACGGCTCGATCGCGCTCGGTCACAACGGGAACCTGGTCAACACCGCCCAGCTCGCGGAGATGGTCGCCGACCTCCCCAAGGAGAACGGCCGGCCCACGCGCGTGGCCGCCACCAACGACACCGACCTGGTCACGGCGCTCCTCGCCGGCCAGACGGACGACGACGGCAAGCCCCTCACGGTCGAGGAAGCCGCCGCCAAGATCCTGCCCGACGTCCAGGGAGCCTTCTCGCTCGTCTTCATGGACGAGCACACCCTCTACGCCGCCCGTGACCCGCAGGGCATCCGCCCGCTCGTCCTCGGCCGGCTGGAGCGCGGCTGGGTCGTCGCCTCCGAGGGCGCGGCCCTCGACATCTGCGGCGCCTCCTTCGTCCGCGAGATCGAGCCCGGCGAGCTCATCGCCATCGACGAGAACGGTCTGCGCACCCAGCGATTCGCGGAAGCGAAGCCCAAGGGCTGTGTCTTCGAGTACGTCTACCTGGCGCGTCCCGACACGGACATCGCCGGTCGGAACGTGTATCTGTCCCGGGTGGAAATGGGCCGGAAACTCGCGAAAGAAGCACCCGTCGAGGCCGATCTGGTCATAGCGACCCCGGAGTCCGGCACCCCCGCCGCCATCGGCTACGCCGAGGCGAGCGGTATCCCGTACGGCTCGGGCCTGGTCAAGAACGCGTACGTCGGCCGGACCTTCATCCAGCCGTCCCAGACCATCCGCCAGCTGGGCATCCGGCTGAAGCTCAACCCGCTCAAGGAAGTCATCCGGGGCAAGCGCCTGGTGGTCGTGGACGACTCGATCGTCCGCGGCAACACACAGCGCGCGCTCGTCAAGATGCTCCGCGAGGCGGGCGCCGCCGAGGTCCACATCCGGATCTCGTCCCCGCCGGTCAAGTGGCCCTGCTTCTTCGGCATCGACTTCGCGACCCGCGCCGAGCTGATCGCCAACGGCATGACGATCGACGAGATCGGTGTCTCGCTGGGCGCCGACTCCCTCTCGTACATCTCCCTCGACGGGATGATCGAGGCGACCACCATCGCCAAGCCGAACCTCTGCCGTGCCTGCTTCGACGGCGAGTACCCGATGGATCTCCCCGACCCCGAGCTGCTCGGCAAGCAGCTGCTGGAGACCGAGCTCGCGGCAGGACCGGCCAACGCGGCCGCCGAGGCGCTCCGCCGCCCGTAGTTCCGCATCCCCAGGACGACCGGTTCCGCATCCGTTTGCCGACCGCATGACGACAGGAAAGTACTCAGCCATGTCCGATACGACCACTGGTGCCAGCTACGCGGCCGCGGGCGTCGACATCGAAGCCGGTGACCGCGCGGTCGAGCTGATGAAGGAGTGGGTGAAGAAGACGAAGCGCCCCGAGGTCCTCGGCGGCCTCGGCGGTTTCGCCGGCCTCTTCGACGCCTCCGCCCTCAAGCGCTACGAGCGGCCGCTCCTCGCCTCCGCCACCGACGGTGTCGGTACGAAGGTCGACCTGGCCCGCAAGATGGGCGTGTACGACACCATCGGCCACGACCTCGTCGGAATGGTCGTCGACGACCTGGTCGTCTGCGGCGCCGAGCCGCTCTTCATGACCGACTACATCTGCGTCGGCAAGGTCCACCCCGAGCGGGTCGCCGCCATCGTCAAGGGCATCGCGGAAGGCTGCGTCCTCGCGGGCTGCGCCCTGGTCGGCGGCGAGACCGCCGAACACCCCGGGCTGCTCGGCGAGGACGACTTCGACGTCGCCGGCGCGGGGACCGGCGTGGTCGAGGCGGACCAGCTGCTCGGCCCGGATCGTATCCGTACGGGTGACGCGGTGATCGCCATGGCGTCCTCCGGTCTTCACTCCAACGGGTACTCGCTGGTCCGGCACGTGGTCTTCGACCGGGCCGGCTGGTCGCTGGACCGCGAGGTCCCCGAGTTCGGCCGCACCCTCGGCGAGGAACTGCTGGAGCCCACGAAGATCTACTCGCTCGACTGCCTGGCGCTCACCAGGACCACCGAGGTGCACGCGTTCAGCCACGTCACCGGCGGCGGCCTCGCGGCGAACCTCGCCCGGGTCGTCCCGGACGCGCTGCACGCCCGGGTGGACC includes these proteins:
- a CDS encoding sensor histidine kinase, translating into MSGLTDRWHRKSKPGKVESYTRWTFHSFALIEVSLVWIMDPLGGWLLLLACLHAGMSTLLQARALDWRLGRRERPVRLGLATAALTAMCAAVVIALASSGVLSNDDSAAVVLVAFASYGLGAMSLVLRTTRHMAYAVLGTTATTGVLTVAMRLPGPQAFGMVLAVACASAGIVFTYVLSAWLLSTVRELDAARELQARLAVAEERLRFGRDLHDVMGRNLAVIALKSELAVQLAERGRPEAVAQMTEVQRIARESQREVRDVVRGYREADLHTELEGARGVLEAAGIDCRIEGGDGGGLSAGVQSALAWVVREATTNVLRHGDARRCTVRLTEAVGSGSEYGPEYGSGSGPRYGSGSGYGEEREVVLVVENDGAGEAAAVAVPVDAAGDAAPGAGGPVVGRQREVRKGSGLDGLRERLAVVNGTLDAGRVDGDLFRLTARVPLPAGGPDSGRGAGPEAGAGDESAVGTGVVVGRGEVAA
- a CDS encoding ABC transporter permease, with translation MNTNTNTSKGMNTKANANADTDTRGGVGAVRGDGDGTGALTTAAGRLGALGRAELTLLARNRTALFTALFVPLAMMGSIKITLDGADLGDAGVTAAEAALAGGVGTVLLMVVYSNLVAAYTSRREELVLKRLRTGETADHEILAGTALPAAALALAQSVVLVAAAGVFLDVGGIHRPDLLVAGLLVAIVLLTALAATTSVITRTVESAQITTMPLFLVSLVGSGLFVPLDSLPDRVASVCELLPMTGVMTLVRAGLIGGVDGAGLLGAGIGAVAWTVLALYAVRKWFRWEPRR
- a CDS encoding ABC transporter ATP-binding protein, which produces MTPTSHPDDPVIETDELRRTYSGGFTAVDGVSFSVGRGELFALLGTNGAGKTSTVEVLEGLARPDGGGVRVLGHNPYTERAAVRPRIGVMLQEGGFPSDLTVAETVRMCAGCTSGARPTDEALGLVGLTGRARVRVKQLSGGERRRLDLALALLGRPEVLFLDEPTTGLDAEGRRDTWELVRALRDEGTSVLLTTHYLEEAEALADRLAIMHQGRIVTSGTPAEVTEARPATIRFVLPHGVLPERLPLSLRAGAEGRRVEIRTRRLQEDLHELLRWARESDVQLAELDARSASLEDAFLDIAARGAETADTR
- a CDS encoding histone-like nucleoid-structuring protein Lsr2; the protein is MAQRVVVTLSDDLDGGEAAETIAFGLDGKSYVIDLNPANAKKLRKALAPYLAAGRRQTNAARNGKNRTTYRHTALAPDPAAVRAWALSHKMDVPARGRIPKRVYEAFREAS
- the purS gene encoding phosphoribosylformylglycinamidine synthase subunit PurS, which produces MARVVVDVMLKPEILDPQGQAVQRALPRLGFEGIADVRQGKRFELEVDGPVDEAALARIHEIAETFLANTVIEDFVVKVEEPK
- the purQ gene encoding phosphoribosylformylglycinamidine synthase subunit PurQ, which codes for MTARIGVVTFPGTLDDRDSLRAVRIAGAEPVSLWHRDKDLHQVDAVVLAGGFSYGDYLRAGAISRFSPVMATVIEQAKAGMPVLGICNGFQILTESHLLPGAMLRNNHLHFICRDQKLRVESADTAWTSDYSAGQEISVPLKNIDGRYVADERTLDELEAEGRVAFRYLDGNPNGSLRDIAGISNAAGNVVGLMPHPEHAVEPLIGTGRTDGLGFFTSILKKLVSA
- the purL gene encoding phosphoribosylformylglycinamidine synthase subunit PurL, with product MTLDTVKHASATPDVELPWKELGLKEDEYAKVREILGRRPTGAELAMYSVMWSEHCSYKSSKVHLKQFGDKVPANDAMLVGIGENAGVVDVGQGYAVTFKVESHNHPSYVEPYQGAATGVGGIVRDIIAMGARPVAVVDPLRMGAADHPDTRRVLPGVVAGIGGYGNSLGLPNIGGELVFDACYQGNPLVNAGAIGVMRHEDIHLAKASGPGNKVILYGARTGGDGIGGASILASETFDDTKPSKRPAVQVGDPFQEKLLIECTLEAFAEKLVVGIQDLGAAGLSCATSELASNGSGGMRVELDDVPLRDSTLSPEEILMSESQERMCAVVEPDKVERFLAICEKWDVIATVVGEVTDGDRLEIFWHGEKIVDVDPRTVAHDGPVYNRPFARPSWQDALQADDANKLPRPTTPEQLREQVLALLSSPNQASKAWVTDQYDRFVQGNTVLAQPEDAGMIRVNEETGLGVAIATDGNGRFTKLDPYTGAQLALAESYRNVAASGAKPLAISDCLNFGSPEDPDVMWQFAEAIRGLADGCLQLGTPVTGGNVSLYNQTGDAAIHPTPVVAVLGVIDDVARRTPIAFKEEGQLLYLLGDTHEEFGGSAWSQVVHDHLGGLPPKVDLERERLLGEILISASRDGMIDAAHDLSDGGLVQAVTESCLRGGNGARLVVPDGLDAFTFLFSESAGRAVVSVPRSEELRFTDMCGARGLPATRVGVVDGEEIEVQGEFGIPLSEVAEAHRGTIPALFG
- a CDS encoding DUF4177 domain-containing protein, whose product is MAFEYKVVTFRESLIGDALDSDKLEKTLNKHAEDGWALKAITAADVKGRIGPGAVEGLLLTLERPRQA